The Macadamia integrifolia cultivar HAES 741 chromosome 4, SCU_Mint_v3, whole genome shotgun sequence genome contains the following window.
TCATAAGGGAGAGGAAGTCTTGATGTTGGGTCCACATGTCGAAGAATTTGAACGGTTTGGGGCTAGAGGAGGATAAGGATGGACAAAAAGGGAAATGGGAGAGTGATCAGAAATACCTGGGAGGTTAAAGTAAGCATGGGAGAAGTGGAAGATGTTAAGCCAGGATTCGTTGATAAGGATTCTATCCAACTTGCAAGCAACTCtgtcaaaagactcaaaaccaCCTGAATTTTTAACCAGACCATCTTAGATCATTCAAACCAATGTCTTTAATATAGACATTAAAGGCATTAACAAAGGTAGTAGGGTCAATTGGGAGACCTCCCTGTTTTTCATGGGAAGCATGGACCACATTGAAATCACCACCTATGCCCCAGGGGAGGCCAGTTGTCGAGGAGGCAAAGGACCTGAGGTCATCCCAGAGGGTTAACCTATCAAGAGCCCGATTAAGGGCGTAAATAACAGAGAAGAAGCAAGGGGAAGgccagaggaagaagagagggaaaggtGAATGGGttgggaggaagaggaaatAGATGTGACATGGAGAGAATTGAGATTCCAAAGAACCCAAATACGACCATTAGGAGAGTGGCCATAATTAGAGAGGAAAGACCAAAAAGTAGCTATTGATGCGACTCTGGAGGCATTAGGCTCAAGGATTCTGGTCTCAAGGAGGAGACAATGGGTGGCTTTGGAGGACTTGAGGCAGGAACAGATGACAACATGTTTAGCAGAGGATTCAGACCTTTAACGTTCTAGATGATCCCTTGAACCCGGAGGGATCATCTGGAACAAGATGTGGTTGGCTGCAAGAACTCTGGAGAGCTAAGGGGCTTaaaggaagaaatgggaaagTTCAGTTTAGCCTTAtgccggtattctctaaggggGGAGGGATGGAGGTTTTGAGAATCGTAGCTTTCTCATCTCCTTGAAGGAGAGAAGAGGATCTAGATGACTTTTCCTTTATCAAAGGGACAGTAGCTTGGGGAGCCAGCAATTGAGGAAGGTGAGAAGCCAAAAACCGCTTGAGCAGGGGGAGATTGTCTGGACCTGTGAGAGGTATGAGAGGTGATCATAGGGCTAGAGTTGTGAACAACTATAATGTGCTTAGGAGGGGCCTGAGCAGACTTGAGAGACAAGAGAGACATCATCTTAGGCGGTCAGTACATCATTAGAGGAGTGGTAGGCAGTAGTAAGCCTTGGCAGAAGGCTAGGGGGGAACATCAGCTTGCCCTGGTAGAGGGCTAGGGGAAGGAGGATCAGCAGGCCCTGGCGAAAGGCCTGGGGGAGGCAATAGGCTTAGGCGAGTGGCGGCAGTCAAGAAGTTGTCGCCTTCCAAGGTAGAGAGACCATGGACAACCTTAACTGAATCTTGGCAGGGATTAGGTAGGTTGGTGTTGACGCCTTCTAAGGCAGCTGGGATGGAACTGGAGAGGAGAGGCCCTTACTGAAGGCCAGGGGAAGGACCAACAGGAGTCACAATTACATCGGCTAGAGAAATAGGGGAAGAAGAGTCGATGATGATGCCTTCCAAGGCATTTGCAGACGTGGTAGAATGGTGCGAGGAGGTAAGTAAAGGATTAGAGGGGGAGGCTAGGTTGtaagcaggagaagaagaagaggatacatgcatagtttaaactatctccaatacgtatctgttaagtttgtctcgaattcttgacccgttttgaagaatgactcACTCAatcatattttggtggcaactctaatgagaagttttctgagatctatgatggaagcagaggggtttgACCCGATCGACAGTGACCCAATGGAttgacccgcgacttggaggagtatataacatactatcgtcttgttgagcagtcattgtaatttggggggttttttgagctagggtttcagagcaAGCTTTCTCgctgctgcttgggtgtaatctctcttctacatagtgaaacatcttcttcttcacccgaggatgtagcacaccacatcatTGTCTGAACCTCGTTAAATATTTGTGTTGTGCggatttgtttttgtttattttcgtatttggTGGTGTTTGCTATAGCAATATCTTTAATTTAGCTGATTTATATGGAAATCGATATGGCGATCGGTAcaaatactttaatccttgatcttcaGCATATCTTAACATATCTCCAATATGATACTATGCCATCTGCTACGTATcataaatttagccgatcgatatgacgaccaatatcgatactttaatccttggatacAGGGAGAAGAAAACCCGAAAGAGGAAGGTGATGGGTATGAGTAGTGAATAGGTTGTGCGGGTTAAGAGTATAGTATCAATGGGTTAGAAGAGGAGGGTGGAGCCAGTTTGTGGGTGTCAGTAAGGCGCTCAGGTTTAAAAGGGTAGATGGGTCAGGTTGAAAGTCAGATGGATAAGAGGAGGAGGATGGGGCTAGGACTGAAGAAGAACCTAGCCGAAGCAGGTGAGGGCTAGAGATGGGTAGTgggaggagaggaggaagatTGGCAGTGGTGGTAGTTTGGTTAGAAGGTCTCAAAATGGGATTAAGAAGGGGGGAGGACAATTGAGGCATTACTTGTCGAGGAGGAAGGGGAACCAGAAGGGGGTTGACAGAGAAATGCAGCAATAGGACATCAAAGCTGGCAGGCAATGGAGATTGATGGGTTTGGACTGAGAGTAGGATCGATTGGACAGGGAGTCCTCGTCAGAGCAGTTGGTGGAATTGGACAAGAGCTCAAATCGATTGAAGCTGATAGAGTGCAATGAAGCGTCCAATGGTCCAATGGAAGAGGGCCTGGCATTTGGGGAGTTGGGATCTTCGAGGGGGTTGGGGTCGGCCGTGCGACTTCTACCCCACTAGGGTTCTAGAGGCACCTCAGGAACCGTGGAGACTTGAGCTTCAGTTTGAGCATTCTTGGGGGCACAGATGGCAGTCTTGTGGCCAAATTATTTGCAAAAGGAGCATATGGGAGGCATCCATTCGTAGTGGATCAGTTGGGCAAAGGAGAATCCATTCTCATCATGAGTGGCGACAGTGGATGGTGGCGATATCTACAAAGCTTCTTGCAAAAGCCAATCTATCTTGAACACGGGTTCTGTGATCAGAGTATAAAGGCTTTCCTATCACAGAGCCAATGACGTTAAGGCCTTAAGCACACCAGTAATGGAGAGGTAGCTTCTGTAGGGAGATCCAGACCGCAATGGTTTTCAAATCCACTTTGCTTAGGGAAAGCTGTAATTATTATTAGAACCTTCTTTACTAAGGTATCGATGTGAATAGGGTTTGTGATAATTTGGTTGCAACATAATGGTGCTGTTTTCAATTCTTCTTTCATTAACTCAATTGTAACTACAACTTCTACAAGAACTTCTCTGATAtggaaattgtatttcttgatTTGGTTTTGTAATTCAGGGATCTCTCATACAATAGCCTGTCTGGAAACCTACCTCAGAGTATTGGAAAGCTCTCCAGTCTCACTACATTGTAAGGGCCAAAGTTTAACTGTGAGATCTGCTGATCTCCTTCTAGCTAATAATGTTTGTCTTTGTACAGGTATTTGCAGAACAATCAGTTCACTGGTCCAATAACTGTCCTTGCAGGACTTCCCCTTGATGACCTGTAAGTGTGCTGTACAATTGAAGCTCAGAATTAGTAATTGGTTCATGCTTTGGGACCTGAAATATGAAACATAAGAAATATAACTGTTCTTCTTGTTCTCGGGGAGAATAAAATGACCAAATTAACTTCCCTTCTCTGTACTCCGGTTTGTTGCACTAAAATAACATTGAATCATTGATATTGAGGTAATTTCCAACTTAATAAAAATTCTTTGTTGGAGGATTTCTTCTTAAAATCGTTTGCTAACTCAAAATATATGGAGCAGATCTATTAACACTGACATTAACCttgggtccccccccccccaaaacccGCCCTGGTTCTTGTATAGTGTCTATTACATCCATTGCTGAGAAACATTAACTGTAGAATTCTGCTGATTGGTCACAGGAATGTTGCAAATAACCAGTTTCGTGGCTGGATCCCTAATGAATTGAAGGATATAAACAGTATTGAGTGAGTTTCTCATAAGAAAAGTTGTCGTTCTTTATTCCGTCAGACTGAGTGAGGTTGTAATTGATCTCTGCTTTGACATTGCACTTGTCTCTTTGCAAGAACTGGAGGAAACTCTTGGTCTTCGGGGTCTGCTCCTCCACCTCCGCCAGGTACACCTGCAATTCCCATCCGTCATAAACATTCATCCGAAGGTGGAAAGAAGTCAGGTTTGAGTGGATTAGCTATTGGAGGGATAGTGATGGGCGTATTGGTGGCAGTTGTTATTCTGATCGCTTTATTTTCACGgaaatcttcttcatcttcacatTATCTCGATGATGAGAAGCTTAGCCAGCGGAGATCGTTTACCCCCTTGGTATCGCAGGAATTATCTTACTCAAGGCGCTATCCCCCTGATCCCAAGAGCTTCAAAGGTAATTTTGTTGCATATCTTTGATTGAAAAACTTCTTTAAAATCAATGCAATTGATGCCATGGATCCTTAATTTTAATGCAAGCATGCGATTTTGGTTTGAAGGATCCTAAATGGGGAATATACAGGACAGCTGCGGAATAAACATATGAAACTTCAGTAGACAATGACTTGTTTGTCACTCTTATTGGTTTGCAAGTTACTTATTAGTCATTTTGGGAATAGTTTTTGCAAGAAACAATACTAAAAGGATTAGTATTGCTGATAATGGCATATCTTCTCTCCTATCAGAGGGGCTTTTGCATCTGCTTTTTTTGACTCGATAAAATGGGCACATCTGGGAAATATATATGATAAACGTAATTTCTGTAGAGATAGGCCATGATGTCCACAATCTGGAGAGTTAGTTCCATCTCAAATTTGTTTTATGGCTATGACTTAACAAGAGTGGCCCAAGGGTCAGATGTCCAGATACTATGAATGCCATGTTTATTAAGGATGAGGTAGTTGGGTCAGTCATACATAATATTGTTTCATTATTTTAAAACTGACAGAATTTTTCTGGTATGGGCTGTTTCAATATGTTGGGTCTATCATAAATGTATCAGTCCTTTAATGCCAAACTAATtttagtagatttttttttaaagtgctACAACATGTATCTgatcttttttccctcttaatTCACTGTGGTGATTACTATGTTCTGTGAACTCCATGTGTTTTGATTAATCAAGTGCTAGATCTGCTACAGAACTCAGGTCCCTggattcatcttcttcaataGATGTGAAGTCTTTACAAACATCTCCTTCAATTCATCTGAAGCCACCAGGCCCACCACCTTCAGATTGGATGGAATCATATAATGAAACCGAATCCACAAGCAGACTTGGCAGAAGAAGCACATCTGTTCGCACTACAACAGCTTTTACCTTGGCAGATCTGCAGGCTGCAACCGGTAGCTTTGCTGCAGGCCGCCTTCTGGGTGAAGGAAACATAGGACGCGTTTATAGGGCAAAATATGCAGATGGGAAGGTACATGTTCTCTCCGGTGTTTCCTATTGAATTTATTAAGTTGACGAAGTTATTGCTTATGAATGATTTTTCCTATCAACATTCTTTTGGTTCACAAGCTGCTtgtgtatttaatt
Protein-coding sequences here:
- the LOC122076106 gene encoding protein STRUBBELIG-RECEPTOR FAMILY 4-like isoform X2, which gives rise to MYSSLNSPQQLTGWKSSGGDPCGQSWKGIKCSGSSVTEIKLSGLGLTGSMGYQLSSLTSVTYLNLAGNGFTGSVPYSTSQMADLKELNLGHNQLNGQLSDMFGKLSKLTQLDLSYNSLSGNLPQSIGKLSSLTTLYLQNNQFTGPITVLAGLPLDDLNVANNQFRGWIPNELKDINSIETGGNSWSSGSAPPPPPGTPAIPIRHKHSSEGGKKSGLSGLAIGGIVMGVLVAVVILIALFSRKSSSSSHYLDDEKLSQRRSFTPLVSQELSYSRRYPPDPKSFKELRSLDSSSSIDVKSLQTSPSIHLKPPGPPPSDWMESYNETESTSRLGRRSTSVRTTTAFTLADLQAATGSFAAGRLLGEGNIGRVYRAKYADGKVHVLSGVSY
- the LOC122076106 gene encoding protein STRUBBELIG-RECEPTOR FAMILY 5-like isoform X1, which encodes MYSSLNSPQQLTGWKSSGGDPCGQSWKGIKCSGSSVTEIKLSGLGLTGSMGYQLSSLTSVTYFDLSKNNLKGNVPYQLPPNAVHINLAGNGFTGSVPYSTSQMADLKELNLGHNQLNGQLSDMFGKLSKLTQLDLSYNSLSGNLPQSIGKLSSLTTLYLQNNQFTGPITVLAGLPLDDLNVANNQFRGWIPNELKDINSIETGGNSWSSGSAPPPPPGTPAIPIRHKHSSEGGKKSGLSGLAIGGIVMGVLVAVVILIALFSRKSSSSSHYLDDEKLSQRRSFTPLVSQELSYSRRYPPDPKSFKELRSLDSSSSIDVKSLQTSPSIHLKPPGPPPSDWMESYNETESTSRLGRRSTSVRTTTAFTLADLQAATGSFAAGRLLGEGNIGRVYRAKYADGKVHVLSGVSY